One genomic segment of Novisyntrophococcus fermenticellae includes these proteins:
- the cpaB gene encoding Flp pilus assembly protein CpaB: protein MSLFKNRMVVGIICILLSLLICFGMTPLFNQSVSQKTEIVRVAKEIKAGEEITKEMVQTVEVGGFGLPDNVLRQSESVVGKYATADLSVGDYILNTKLSDTPAAENTYLYNLNGTKQAMSVTIKSFANGLSGKLQSGDIVSVIAPDYKKQGSTVIPVELKYVEVIAVTAGSGYDANQRDAGPNSPSASDERELPATVTLLVSPEQSKTLAELESDGKLHLSLVYRGTSANSAKFIEAQDEVIAALYPAEPVQDSASESQEPEESTTSEVPVESEAQ, encoded by the coding sequence ATGAGTCTATTTAAAAACCGCATGGTGGTCGGCATAATCTGTATCCTTTTGTCCCTGCTGATCTGCTTTGGCATGACGCCGTTGTTCAACCAGTCCGTCAGCCAGAAAACCGAAATCGTCCGCGTCGCCAAGGAAATCAAGGCAGGCGAGGAAATCACCAAAGAGATGGTGCAGACCGTGGAGGTGGGCGGCTTCGGACTGCCGGACAATGTTCTTCGCCAGAGCGAATCCGTCGTGGGCAAATATGCCACAGCCGACCTTTCCGTTGGCGACTATATCCTAAACACTAAGCTGTCCGATACCCCCGCTGCGGAAAATACCTATCTTTACAATCTGAACGGCACCAAGCAGGCCATGTCGGTGACCATTAAGAGCTTTGCCAACGGTCTTTCTGGCAAGCTCCAGAGCGGCGATATCGTATCGGTGATTGCCCCGGATTACAAAAAGCAGGGCTCCACCGTGATCCCCGTCGAGCTGAAATATGTGGAGGTCATCGCCGTCACCGCAGGCAGCGGCTATGACGCCAACCAGCGTGACGCTGGACCCAATTCGCCTTCGGCATCTGATGAACGAGAACTTCCTGCAACCGTGACCCTGCTGGTATCCCCGGAACAGAGCAAGACATTGGCGGAACTGGAATCAGACGGCAAGCTCCATCTGTCCCTCGTTTATCGCGGCACGTCCGCCAACAGCGCCAAGTTTATCGAAGCGCAGGACGAGGTCATCGCCGCACTGTACCCTGCGGAGCCGGTGCAGGACAGCGCTTCTGAATCTCAGGAAC
- a CDS encoding prepilin peptidase, with amino-acid sequence MVADSTLQAVLFFCLLLAASVWDLRKRIIPDSICLLIALTGLMDFSPVRLWGVLAALPLLIAALCKPEGIGGGDIKLTAAAGMVLGFWGCTSGLLLGLTASLFFYLIEQIVRRLRKLEPQKASQASLPMAPFLSLGFLAVTILKIGGNIL; translated from the coding sequence ATGGTGGCTGATAGCACCCTTCAAGCGGTGCTTTTTTTCTGTCTGCTGCTGGCGGCTTCTGTGTGGGATCTCCGCAAACGGATCATCCCGGACAGCATTTGCCTCCTGATTGCACTGACTGGGCTGATGGATTTCAGCCCTGTCAGGCTTTGGGGCGTTCTTGCCGCACTGCCCCTGCTCATTGCCGCCCTGTGCAAACCGGAAGGCATCGGCGGCGGGGATATCAAGCTCACCGCTGCCGCAGGCATGGTACTGGGCTTTTGGGGATGCACGTCCGGGCTGCTGCTCGGCCTGACGGCATCCCTCTTTTTTTATCTCATCGAACAGATTGTCAGACGGCTCCGCAAACTGGAGCCGCAGAAGGCGTCACAGGCATCCCTGCCCATGGCACCCTTTTTGTCCCTCGGCTTTCTTGCCGTAACCATTCTAAAAATTGGAGGAAACATCCTATGA
- a CDS encoding DUF6133 family protein, which yields MAAAKTRRVLSGSHGEGYIDTAIKILIAVVLGALLLAGLYALFGETVLPTLTERIKEMFNYGG from the coding sequence ATGGCTGCCGCCAAAACCCGCCGCGTCCTTTCCGGGAGCCACGGGGAAGGCTACATTGACACGGCGATTAAAATCCTGATTGCCGTGGTGCTGGGCGCTCTGCTCCTTGCAGGACTGTATGCCCTGTTTGGGGAAACGGTGCTGCCAACCCTGACCGAGCGTATCAAGGAAATGTTCAACTATGGTGGCTGA
- the ltrA gene encoding group II intron reverse transcriptase/maturase, with protein MEVCEMQNANTILSMLNQKSQNDEHYVFQRIYRNLYNREFYVNAYARIQSKEGNMTEGVDNRTIDGFKYEMIDTLIEKLKTEQYYPKPVRRTYIPKKNGKTRPLGIPCFEDKLLQEVIRQLLESIYEPIFSDNSHGFRPDRSCHTALCQIKNTMRGANWVIEGDITGCFDNIDHTILLNILSQKIEDGRFIELIRRFLKAGYLEFKQMHRSLSGCPQGGIISPILSNIYLNEFDKYMDEIINKNTKGKKRKSNPEYQRLRGKRYTAIKNGKLEEIKRLTKVIQSIPSLDPMDSNFTRVKYVRYADDFVIEVIGSKEMAESIKEDVAAFLKEKLNLELNQEKTLITNLGNEKANFLGYEFTKAHCNTKMGKDKQGNRKRSVNGQIQLLVPHKVISQKIREFTQYGESCVFKPRLKLPVLDIINEYNAEIRGLYNYYCLATNVSQRLYKFKYYHYFSMVHTIARKENISVKKVIKKYGIDVPVKDGTGTRRIVGVKYHTKKGEKTMTYFNDRIVKKDFPEANVYDSFGYDISFNSQLITRLNANKCELCGSTENIEVHHVRKLKDIKDKYKKRGRHIPNWVLTMSKMNRKTLIVCKDCHWDIHGGK; from the coding sequence ATGGAGGTATGCGAAATGCAGAACGCTAACACGATTTTATCAATGCTAAATCAGAAATCGCAGAATGATGAACACTATGTATTCCAAAGAATATATAGGAATTTGTACAACCGGGAATTTTATGTCAATGCCTATGCCAGAATCCAATCCAAAGAAGGAAATATGACAGAGGGTGTTGATAACCGGACAATTGACGGTTTTAAATATGAAATGATTGATACTCTGATTGAAAAACTAAAAACTGAACAGTATTACCCCAAACCCGTTAGAAGAACCTATATTCCGAAAAAGAATGGTAAGACAAGGCCACTTGGTATACCGTGCTTTGAGGACAAACTGTTGCAGGAAGTCATTAGGCAACTCCTGGAATCAATCTATGAACCGATTTTTAGTGACAATTCACACGGGTTCAGACCGGACAGAAGCTGTCATACCGCCTTGTGTCAAATAAAAAACACAATGAGAGGTGCAAACTGGGTCATAGAGGGAGACATTACAGGGTGCTTTGATAACATTGACCACACTATCTTATTGAATATTTTATCTCAGAAGATAGAAGATGGCCGATTTATTGAGTTAATCAGACGATTTTTAAAAGCAGGATACCTTGAATTTAAGCAAATGCACAGGTCTTTATCAGGCTGTCCCCAGGGTGGAATTATTAGTCCCATTTTATCAAATATCTATCTAAATGAATTTGATAAATACATGGACGAAATCATCAATAAAAATACCAAGGGCAAGAAAAGAAAAAGTAATCCTGAATATCAAAGACTGCGTGGCAAAAGATATACAGCAATAAAAAATGGGAAGCTTGAAGAAATCAAAAGATTGACAAAGGTGATACAAAGCATACCGTCATTAGACCCCATGGACAGTAATTTTACGAGGGTAAAGTATGTGCGTTACGCCGATGACTTTGTAATTGAGGTAATTGGAAGTAAAGAAATGGCGGAATCTATTAAGGAAGATGTAGCTGCGTTTCTGAAAGAAAAATTAAATCTTGAATTAAATCAAGAGAAAACGTTAATTACGAATCTCGGAAATGAAAAAGCAAACTTTCTAGGCTATGAATTTACGAAAGCGCACTGCAATACCAAAATGGGCAAGGATAAACAGGGGAACAGAAAACGTTCTGTAAATGGTCAGATTCAATTATTAGTGCCACATAAAGTAATTAGTCAAAAAATCAGAGAATTCACTCAATATGGCGAATCGTGTGTCTTTAAGCCAAGACTAAAATTGCCTGTACTTGATATCATTAACGAGTACAATGCAGAAATCAGAGGGCTATACAATTATTATTGTCTGGCAACCAATGTAAGTCAAAGGCTGTACAAATTTAAGTATTATCACTATTTCAGTATGGTGCACACCATTGCAAGAAAAGAAAATATATCTGTAAAAAAAGTCATTAAAAAATATGGAATTGATGTGCCGGTTAAAGATGGCACAGGAACACGCCGGATTGTTGGAGTAAAATACCATACAAAAAAAGGTGAGAAAACAATGACGTACTTTAATGACCGGATTGTGAAAAAAGACTTTCCAGAGGCTAATGTTTATGACAGCTTTGGATATGATATTTCTTTTAACTCACAGCTAATTACAAGGTTAAATGCAAACAAATGTGAATTGTGCGGAAGTACTGAAAATATTGAAGTTCATCATGTAAGAAAACTTAAGGATATCAAAGATAAGTATAAAAAACGTGGCAGGCATATACCGAATTGGGTCTTAACAATGTCAAAAATGAACAGAAAGACATTAATTGTATGCAAAGACTGTCACTGGGATATCCATGGTGGAAAATGA
- a CDS encoding S-layer homology domain-containing protein, whose amino-acid sequence MNKKMKRPLGILLVVCMVVALLAGSAYAVNRYFEDAKGHWAEEAIQILTEKGVINGYPDGLAHPDEIITRGEFAALVARTMELPEPEESEVTLRFTDIAGHWSEQHIEALIIAGIIQKDDFGTEFQPDQPITRMEMIRMLVRAIGKGDHDASCPCITGFSDDGTLSEADKSSICTGKEYGIVDGYPDGTVKPDGDATRAEAFEMLVDTEKAKEQIEKEEPPKPTVPAKPTDKPSGGNSGGSNSDSGSSGGSSHVPAPQFSFTLPKISYTADEIEIKPESRYVSDVTWSALKSGLPAALSELTDGTLDKTGGKVKFTQTGSVTLIATAKNSRGVTATHEQTISIYPVVTATFTLPESTHTDKSVVVELSTENLGSNAVVWSLEKDGAAVDIEKALSGELTATGGTVLFKEKGSYTLTASITDELGKVITAQSGITVYPVAEVTLTLPVVSHTDKTVALETETKKADGLALSYTLTRNGKPAEIGTWIEGNPAGSSIRFKEKGVYALTASVTDDTGRVYADTANITVYPVGSAGFYLPEIFHTDSTVTVEAVFGEIGSHTAKWSLLRDGKEVSLTDAAEGTLGNSGGELKFHAKGSYVLKAEFTDDGGRTYRYEQGFKVYPVPAVHYSLPKYVHTDTDIAVETETADLDGLTVEWLVDNTYGFQDWPTYVDGTLTNDGGTIRFKRAGVYELTARVTDETGRVFLYESKEKCEVLPVLTIGFDLPAFAYTDTALDLRTHGNNQVLPVEWSVTKGGNRLPLSEAFSGGLNAQGGKITFKNDGEYVLTATMTDYLKRSYSHSERIRILPVVQYAFNMPQIVHYGTEFEVAAKDIRHLGGYSVVWTLQKDGNPAQYQGTLGNDGGKIAIRDTGAFTLTASVTDSAGRVTTYSERITVTNTAPNAPMVEAVPTRTAKDGKFLVNITASATDPDGDAVTLEYADTAADSYYAPGTHTVRVRAKDIAGAYSPWTEKTFTVTNAAPTVTLTAEPTRTVKDGKFLVNISATAADADGDATTLEWDNKASDGYYAPGTHTIKVRAKDIAGAYSPWTEKTFTITSSTPTVTLTATPTRTAKNGKFLVNISAKAVDADGDATTLEWDNKAADGYYAVGTHAVRVRAKDATGLYSDWVSKTFTIANAAPTAPVIARTPNGNSVAPGTPVTIKATSSDPDGDPVTLIWEGRNAETQTYPRGKNVVRVKAVDSAGAESPWAAIVFFVADSNGGGGMTLTGPDSVIMENGIEGATITEYTFTVPPVSGHSGGDHGRVRGYNKLTGQWDQLDYGTTSNGITFTRTLGAGVYTRLEFYYYTNHDCMYVRPQGLYSIARV is encoded by the coding sequence ATGAACAAGAAAATGAAAAGACCGCTTGGTATCCTCCTTGTGGTTTGCATGGTTGTTGCCCTGCTGGCGGGCAGCGCCTACGCGGTAAACCGGTATTTTGAGGATGCCAAGGGCCATTGGGCGGAGGAAGCCATTCAAATCCTTACAGAAAAAGGCGTCATCAACGGCTATCCCGACGGGCTGGCGCATCCGGACGAAATCATCACCAGAGGGGAATTTGCCGCTCTCGTTGCCAGAACCATGGAGCTGCCGGAGCCGGAGGAAAGCGAGGTTACCCTTCGCTTCACCGACATTGCCGGACACTGGTCGGAGCAGCACATTGAGGCGCTCATCATTGCAGGAATCATCCAGAAGGACGATTTCGGCACAGAATTTCAGCCGGACCAGCCCATCACCCGTATGGAAATGATCCGTATGCTGGTGCGGGCCATCGGCAAGGGGGACCATGATGCTTCCTGCCCCTGCATCACTGGTTTTTCCGATGACGGCACGCTTTCTGAAGCGGACAAATCCAGCATCTGCACCGGCAAGGAATATGGCATTGTGGACGGCTACCCGGACGGCACGGTCAAGCCGGACGGCGATGCCACCCGCGCCGAAGCCTTTGAAATGCTGGTGGATACGGAAAAGGCAAAGGAGCAGATTGAAAAGGAAGAACCGCCCAAGCCGACTGTTCCCGCCAAGCCCACGGATAAGCCCTCCGGCGGAAATTCTGGCGGGAGTAACTCCGACAGCGGTTCCAGTGGTGGCAGCTCTCATGTTCCCGCCCCGCAGTTCAGCTTCACCTTGCCCAAAATCTCCTACACCGCCGATGAAATTGAGATCAAACCGGAAAGCCGATATGTCAGCGATGTGACATGGTCCGCCCTGAAAAGCGGACTGCCCGCCGCGCTTTCCGAGCTGACAGACGGCACCCTCGACAAAACCGGCGGCAAGGTGAAATTTACACAGACCGGCAGCGTCACCCTGATTGCCACGGCAAAAAACAGCCGGGGCGTCACGGCGACCCATGAGCAGACCATCAGCATCTATCCGGTGGTGACAGCTACTTTCACGCTGCCGGAAAGCACCCATACCGACAAATCCGTGGTGGTGGAGCTTTCCACTGAAAATCTCGGTTCCAATGCGGTGGTATGGTCCCTTGAAAAGGACGGCGCTGCTGTGGATATCGAAAAAGCCCTCTCCGGTGAGTTAACCGCTACCGGCGGCACGGTGCTGTTCAAGGAAAAGGGCAGTTATACGCTGACAGCCTCTATTACAGATGAGCTGGGTAAGGTTATCACCGCACAGAGCGGCATTACCGTCTACCCGGTGGCGGAGGTAACGCTCACTTTGCCAGTCGTTTCCCACACCGACAAAACCGTTGCACTCGAAACAGAAACAAAAAAAGCGGACGGACTTGCGCTTTCCTATACTCTGACCCGAAACGGCAAGCCTGCCGAAATCGGTACATGGATCGAAGGAAATCCTGCTGGCAGCAGCATTCGGTTCAAGGAAAAAGGCGTGTATGCGCTGACCGCCTCTGTCACCGACGATACCGGCAGAGTGTATGCCGATACCGCCAATATTACCGTCTACCCGGTAGGCTCCGCGGGCTTTTATCTGCCGGAAATTTTCCACACCGACAGCACCGTCACCGTGGAGGCGGTGTTCGGGGAAATCGGCAGCCATACCGCCAAGTGGTCTCTGCTCCGTGACGGAAAAGAAGTATCCCTCACCGATGCCGCTGAGGGCACGCTGGGCAACAGCGGCGGTGAGCTGAAGTTTCATGCCAAGGGCAGCTATGTTCTGAAAGCGGAATTCACCGATGACGGCGGCAGAACCTACCGCTATGAGCAGGGCTTCAAGGTGTATCCTGTGCCTGCCGTCCACTACAGCCTGCCAAAATATGTCCACACCGATACGGATATTGCGGTCGAAACCGAAACAGCCGATCTGGACGGACTCACCGTCGAATGGCTGGTGGACAACACCTACGGGTTTCAGGACTGGCCGACCTATGTGGATGGAACACTCACAAACGACGGCGGTACGATTCGCTTTAAACGAGCCGGTGTCTATGAGCTGACAGCCAGAGTTACGGATGAAACCGGCCGTGTATTTCTGTACGAAAGTAAGGAAAAGTGCGAGGTTCTGCCTGTGCTCACCATCGGCTTTGATCTTCCTGCCTTTGCCTATACCGACACCGCCCTCGACCTCAGAACCCACGGCAACAATCAGGTTCTGCCGGTGGAGTGGTCTGTGACAAAGGGCGGCAATCGCCTTCCGCTCTCGGAGGCGTTCAGCGGCGGGCTCAACGCACAGGGCGGCAAAATCACCTTTAAGAATGACGGCGAGTATGTTCTCACCGCCACCATGACCGATTACCTGAAACGCAGCTATTCCCACAGCGAGAGAATTCGCATCCTCCCTGTAGTGCAGTACGCGTTCAACATGCCGCAGATCGTTCACTACGGTACAGAGTTTGAAGTTGCCGCAAAGGATATTCGGCACCTCGGCGGCTACAGCGTTGTATGGACACTGCAAAAAGACGGAAATCCCGCACAGTATCAGGGCACCCTCGGCAATGACGGCGGGAAAATCGCTATCCGCGATACCGGCGCATTTACCCTGACCGCCTCTGTTACCGACAGCGCAGGCCGTGTCACCACCTATTCGGAGCGCATCACAGTTACCAACACTGCACCGAACGCTCCTATGGTAGAGGCCGTTCCCACCCGAACCGCCAAGGACGGCAAGTTTCTTGTGAACATCACCGCCAGTGCCACAGACCCAGATGGGGATGCGGTGACCTTGGAGTATGCGGATACCGCAGCCGACAGCTACTATGCGCCCGGCACCCACACCGTCCGTGTCCGGGCAAAGGATATCGCCGGGGCGTATTCCCCTTGGACGGAAAAGACCTTCACCGTGACCAATGCCGCGCCCACTGTTACCCTGACTGCCGAGCCGACCCGCACAGTAAAGGACGGCAAATTCCTCGTCAATATCAGCGCGACAGCCGCTGATGCGGACGGCGACGCCACCACGCTGGAGTGGGATAACAAGGCATCAGACGGTTACTATGCACCCGGCACCCATACCATAAAAGTCCGTGCAAAAGATATTGCCGGAGCGTATTCTCCTTGGACAGAAAAGACCTTCACCATTACCAGCTCCACACCAACGGTAACCCTGACCGCAACCCCCACCCGCACAGCGAAAAACGGTAAGTTCCTTGTCAATATCAGCGCCAAGGCGGTTGACGCGGATGGTGACGCCACCACGCTGGAGTGGGACAACAAGGCAGCGGATGGTTACTATGCCGTTGGCACGCACGCCGTCCGTGTTCGCGCCAAGGACGCAACCGGGCTGTATTCCGATTGGGTATCTAAGACCTTTACCATTGCAAACGCCGCCCCGACAGCGCCGGTGATTGCCCGAACCCCAAACGGCAACAGCGTAGCGCCGGGAACGCCGGTCACCATCAAGGCCACTAGCTCCGACCCGGACGGCGACCCCGTCACCCTCATTTGGGAGGGCAGAAACGCCGAAACGCAGACCTATCCCCGTGGAAAGAACGTTGTTCGTGTCAAAGCCGTGGATTCCGCAGGGGCTGAATCCCCATGGGCGGCCATCGTGTTCTTTGTGGCGGACTCCAACGGCGGCGGTGGCATGACCCTCACCGGCCCCGATTCCGTCATCATGGAAAACGGCATTGAAGGCGCCACCATCACGGAATACACCTTTACGGTGCCGCCCGTCAGCGGTCACAGCGGCGGTGACCACGGCAGAGTGCGCGGCTACAACAAGCTGACCGGGCAGTGGGATCAGCTGGATTATGGCACCACCTCTAACGGCATTACCTTCACCCGCACCCTCGGTGCAGGCGTGTATACCCGGCTGGAGTTTTATTACTACACCAACCACGATTGCATGTACGTGCGTCCGCAAGGACTCTATAGTATCGCTCGTGTGTGA
- a CDS encoding SpoVG family protein translates to MPKNTAPAAPKYDVKIHSIRPEGSCKATASVNVYGDFAVRGIKIMEGSKGLFISMPSYRAGNGEYKDICFPCTKEAKAEFDKAVLGAYQQALTQGQTAVQKQESPAQQQEQGQPVMGGM, encoded by the coding sequence ATGCCTAAGAACACAGCACCGGCTGCCCCCAAATACGATGTGAAAATTCATTCCATTCGCCCGGAGGGCAGCTGCAAGGCCACCGCCTCGGTCAATGTCTACGGCGATTTCGCCGTGCGGGGCATCAAAATCATGGAGGGCTCCAAGGGGCTGTTTATCTCCATGCCCAGCTACAGGGCCGGAAACGGCGAATACAAGGATATCTGCTTTCCCTGCACCAAGGAGGCCAAGGCGGAGTTCGACAAGGCGGTCCTCGGCGCTTACCAGCAGGCACTGACCCAGGGACAGACCGCTGTACAGAAACAGGAATCCCCCGCCCAGCAGCAGGAGCAAGGCCAGCCTGTCATGGGTGGAATGTAG
- a CDS encoding DUF6133 family protein, translated as MKNLFCKLKNKTAEAAAKSRSILTGNAGEGYIDTAIKILIAVVLGALLLAGLYTLFGETVLPTLIQRIKEMFNYAG; from the coding sequence ATGAAGAATTTATTTTGCAAGCTAAAGAACAAAACCGCAGAGGCGGCTGCCAAAAGCCGCTCCATCCTCACGGGGAATGCCGGGGAAGGCTACATTGACACCGCCATCAAAATCCTCATTGCCGTGGTGTTGGGAGCTCTGCTCCTTGCGGGGCTGTACACCCTGTTCGGGGAAACAGTACTGCCGACCCTGATCCAGCGTATTAAGGAAATGTTCAACTACGCCGGTTAA
- a CDS encoding YodL domain-containing protein, translating into MPGITLKNGLISYYGNPAGYTEKEKAVVDSIFQNDELTAWMKSRSLTPQWTDGVMERLAAGEQMGVMAGAAAPLKSVRIWQLKPDTDVYMKFISYEDTVRQFGEPSPEHYRVAYDGQLDTNDLEAIYTRCNVNHPPGYDGHSLSMSDVVELYDEGGSEFHYCDRFGFQKISFGDPEQTQTMGMSM; encoded by the coding sequence ATGCCGGGAATCACCCTGAAAAACGGCCTCATTTCCTACTACGGAAACCCGGCCGGATATACAGAAAAAGAAAAAGCCGTGGTGGACAGCATCTTCCAAAATGACGAGCTGACTGCATGGATGAAAAGCCGAAGCCTGACCCCTCAGTGGACGGACGGCGTGATGGAGCGCCTTGCCGCAGGCGAACAGATGGGCGTCATGGCTGGAGCCGCCGCACCGCTCAAAAGTGTCCGCATCTGGCAGTTGAAGCCGGATACGGACGTGTATATGAAGTTTATCTCCTATGAGGACACAGTGCGGCAGTTCGGGGAGCCATCCCCGGAGCATTACCGCGTCGCCTATGACGGGCAGTTGGATACCAACGACCTCGAAGCCATCTACACAAGGTGCAATGTGAATCACCCGCCCGGTTATGACGGGCACTCCCTGTCCATGTCCGATGTGGTGGAGCTGTACGACGAGGGCGGCAGCGAGTTCCATTACTGTGACCGCTTTGGATTCCAAAAAATCAGCTTCGGGGACCCGGAGCAAACCCAAACCATGGGCATGAGTATGTAG
- a CDS encoding DNA adenine methylase: MSWIGGKKSLRELIVTLFPLYYERYIEVFGGGGWVLFHKQPGNDFEVYNDFNGLLVNLYRCVRDKPQELMAVLAYCLNSRADFELVKNTLARDSPASDVQRAAWFYQLIRYSYASGLTSYGSQPHDIRSNFPLIEQAHRRLAKVVIENKDFEKLIGQYDRPVSFFYCDPPYFETESYYKNVGEDGFTEKDHIRLRDALLRIDGKFLLSYNDCEFIRSLYEAPGIQTEAFTRINNIKQRYDNGAQFPEILIANYDLHERDKNAPAQLNLFGEGGFME; encoded by the coding sequence ATGTCCTGGATCGGAGGCAAGAAATCCCTGCGGGAGCTGATCGTCACCCTGTTTCCTCTCTATTATGAGCGGTACATTGAAGTGTTCGGCGGGGGCGGATGGGTGCTGTTCCATAAGCAGCCCGGCAACGATTTTGAGGTCTATAACGACTTCAACGGCCTGCTGGTGAACCTCTACCGCTGTGTGCGAGATAAACCGCAGGAGCTGATGGCGGTGCTTGCCTATTGTCTCAACTCCCGCGCAGATTTTGAACTTGTGAAAAATACCCTTGCCCGTGACAGTCCCGCATCGGATGTGCAAAGGGCGGCATGGTTTTACCAGCTCATCCGCTACAGCTACGCATCGGGGCTTACCAGCTACGGCAGCCAGCCCCACGACATCCGCAGCAACTTTCCCCTCATAGAGCAGGCACACCGGCGGCTTGCCAAGGTGGTTATCGAAAACAAGGATTTCGAGAAGCTCATCGGGCAGTACGACCGCCCTGTGAGCTTCTTCTACTGCGATCCACCATATTTTGAAACCGAAAGCTATTACAAAAATGTGGGCGAGGACGGCTTTACAGAAAAAGACCACATCCGTCTGCGGGATGCGCTGCTTCGGATCGACGGCAAATTCCTGCTGTCCTACAACGACTGTGAATTTATCCGCAGTCTCTATGAAGCACCGGGCATTCAAACGGAAGCCTTTACCCGTATCAACAACATCAAGCAGCGGTACGACAACGGAGCGCAGTTCCCCGAAATCCTCATTGCCAACTATGATCTGCATGAGCGTGATAAAAATGCTCCGGCACAACTGAACCTGTTTGGGGAAGGAGGCTTCATGGAGTAG
- a CDS encoding DUF4314 domain-containing protein: MRYQQELLKFIKEQYPPGTRIRLTEMHDPYAPVPSGTEGTINFIDDAGQFHMKWDNGRSLALIPGVDRFSVIPQPLQTLKLYMPLAVMQYERDEWGSLEEYPSELDQGTVLSYHDQILVAILKERRPEETERGLMEYYHGDDSVSQKVKSLFFTVEQVGNKLMGVAECQVQGDFSEAELAQLKDYVSGQASDGFGEGFEQHPIKIGSDELYVSLWTASRDWSITTKDELEAISQQMGRMQLG, encoded by the coding sequence ATGAGATATCAGCAAGAATTGCTGAAATTTATAAAAGAACAGTATCCGCCCGGTACCCGCATTCGGTTGACAGAAATGCATGACCCCTATGCGCCTGTGCCGTCAGGCACGGAGGGAACAATTAACTTTATTGACGATGCAGGTCAGTTCCACATGAAATGGGACAATGGTCGGTCCCTCGCCCTCATTCCTGGTGTGGATAGGTTTTCGGTTATCCCGCAGCCCCTCCAAACGCTAAAGCTGTATATGCCTCTGGCTGTGATGCAGTATGAACGTGATGAGTGGGGCTCTTTAGAGGAATATCCCTCGGAACTTGATCAGGGCACGGTACTTTCCTATCACGATCAAATTCTTGTCGCCATCCTCAAGGAGCGGAGGCCGGAAGAAACGGAACGAGGACTCATGGAATATTATCACGGGGATGACAGCGTAAGTCAGAAGGTGAAGTCCCTCTTTTTCACAGTGGAACAGGTTGGGAACAAACTGATGGGTGTGGCTGAATGCCAAGTACAAGGGGATTTTAGTGAGGCGGAGCTGGCGCAACTCAAGGATTATGTTTCTGGTCAGGCATCAGACGGTTTCGGTGAGGGCTTCGAGCAGCATCCAATTAAGATTGGCAGCGATGAACTATATGTCAGTCTTTGGACGGCCTCAAGGGACTGGAGTATAACGACAAAGGATGAATTAGAGGCTATAAGCCAGCAAATGGGAAGAATGCAGCTTGGATAA